The Spirosoma radiotolerans genome has a window encoding:
- a CDS encoding DegT/DnrJ/EryC1/StrS family aminotransferase, with the protein MIPFLDLKRVNEPYQVTIQQAMERVANSGWYILGREVEAFEQQFAAYCQTRHCIGVANGLDALTLVLKAWAFPANSEVIVASNAYIASVLSITLAGLVPVFVEPDPLTYLLDPSRIELAITPRTKAILPVHLYGRCCDMTPINTLAERYGLNVLEDAAQAHGATYEGNRANRRAGNLGDAAGWSFYPSKNLGALGDAGAITTNDDALAERIQALRNYGSSQKYVNDYLGVNSRLDELQAAILSVKLPLLDQNNARRRTIAERYLNGLKNPAVKLPPANQLAQDAWHLFVIRHSQRDKFRTYLHERGIGTDTHYPIPPHRQRAYSAYAHLSFPLAEQLHREVVSLPLNPALTDDDVEYIIETINSMSEKAND; encoded by the coding sequence ATGATTCCGTTTTTAGATCTGAAACGGGTTAATGAGCCATACCAGGTAACCATTCAGCAGGCAATGGAGCGGGTGGCAAATTCAGGCTGGTATATTTTAGGGCGGGAAGTAGAGGCATTTGAACAACAGTTTGCCGCGTACTGCCAGACACGCCACTGCATTGGCGTTGCCAACGGACTCGATGCGCTGACACTGGTCCTGAAGGCCTGGGCTTTTCCCGCCAATAGCGAAGTGATTGTTGCCTCCAATGCGTATATCGCATCGGTGCTGAGTATCACGCTGGCTGGCCTGGTGCCCGTTTTTGTTGAACCCGATCCGCTGACCTACCTGCTCGACCCGTCCCGAATAGAACTTGCCATAACGCCCAGAACGAAGGCTATCTTACCCGTTCATTTATATGGTCGCTGCTGCGATATGACACCCATCAATACGCTGGCAGAACGGTATGGCTTAAACGTGCTGGAAGATGCGGCTCAGGCGCATGGGGCTACTTATGAAGGAAATAGGGCGAACCGGCGAGCTGGTAATCTTGGCGATGCGGCAGGCTGGAGTTTTTATCCTAGTAAAAATCTTGGCGCTCTGGGCGATGCCGGCGCCATCACTACCAATGACGATGCCCTGGCCGAACGCATTCAGGCACTGCGAAATTATGGCTCCAGCCAAAAGTATGTCAATGACTACCTGGGCGTAAACAGTCGTCTGGATGAACTTCAGGCGGCCATCTTATCGGTGAAATTACCTTTGCTTGATCAGAATAACGCCCGCCGACGCACGATAGCTGAACGGTATTTGAATGGTCTGAAAAACCCTGCTGTAAAGCTCCCCCCCGCGAATCAACTGGCGCAGGATGCCTGGCATCTGTTTGTCATTAGGCATTCACAGCGTGATAAGTTTCGTACTTATCTCCACGAACGGGGAATCGGTACCGATACACATTATCCAATTCCGCCCCATCGGCAACGGGCCTACTCAGCTTATGCTCATCTGTCGTTTCCGCTTGCTGAACAGTTGCATCGGGAAGTAGTCAGTTTACCGCTCAATCCAGCACTGACGGATGATGATGTGGAGTATATCATTGAGACGATCAATTCAATGAGCGAAAAAGCAAATGACTGA
- a CDS encoding glycosyltransferase family 2 protein, which yields MHLSVVIPVYNSERTIAPLVNRLQTCLSGRRVEIILVNDGSRDRSEAVCQELEDRFDNVQFISLRRNFGEFNAVLCGLTHTKGEYVVIIDDDFQNPPESILTLVETAEVGQYDVVYSRYAQKQHHWFRNLGSWLVNTLTTYSIDKPRDIYLSSFKLIRQEVVREIIRYQGPYPYIDGLIFRTTRNVSSVEVPHNTRLEGRSNYTIRKLISLFLNVFIGYSLWPIRLFTVLGAVLFGLGFLSGVLFLISWLLNGTTMTGWGLVAWAILTGIGIQLLFLGVLGEYLGKLFMAHSGLPAYVIKKSERLNERKSE from the coding sequence ATGCACCTGTCTGTCGTTATCCCGGTTTATAACAGTGAGCGCACGATAGCGCCACTGGTCAACCGTCTGCAAACGTGTCTGAGTGGGAGACGAGTCGAGATCATACTGGTTAACGATGGGAGTCGCGACCGTTCGGAAGCGGTATGCCAGGAGTTGGAAGATCGTTTTGATAATGTGCAGTTCATCTCGCTACGCCGGAACTTCGGTGAATTCAACGCGGTGTTATGCGGGCTTACCCATACCAAAGGCGAGTATGTTGTCATTATTGACGACGATTTTCAAAACCCACCCGAATCCATTCTGACGCTCGTTGAAACAGCCGAAGTAGGGCAATACGATGTTGTTTATAGCCGCTATGCACAAAAGCAGCATCACTGGTTTCGAAATCTGGGCAGCTGGCTGGTCAATACTTTAACGACATATTCAATCGATAAACCACGGGATATTTATCTGTCAAGTTTCAAGCTGATTCGGCAGGAGGTTGTGCGCGAAATTATTCGGTATCAGGGACCGTATCCTTATATCGACGGGTTGATTTTTCGGACAACACGTAACGTAAGCAGCGTGGAAGTACCTCACAATACGCGCCTGGAGGGGCGTTCGAATTATACCATTCGTAAGTTAATCTCGCTATTTCTGAACGTATTTATCGGCTACTCGCTATGGCCTATTCGTCTGTTTACGGTATTGGGTGCTGTCTTGTTCGGGCTGGGCTTCCTGAGCGGTGTGCTTTTTCTGATAAGCTGGCTACTCAATGGCACAACCATGACGGGCTGGGGGCTTGTTGCCTGGGCCATCCTGACAGGCATAGGTATTCAACTGCTCTTTTTGGGGGTGTTAGGAGAATATTTGGGTAAGTTATTCATGGCACATAGTGGTTTGCCGGCGTATGTAATCAAAAAGAGCGAAAGACTTAATGAACGAAAGAGTGAATGA
- a CDS encoding class I SAM-dependent DNA methyltransferase yields the protein MIGRTEEYEKMFRLEGQLWWYRSLHERVDTALQQQFGQRRDMAILDAGCGTGGLLDFLRRRGYTNLRGLDGSADAVAFCQQRELPVTLVNLKDLAGFEPAVQYDIIVCNDVFCYFTEADLPLLVTALSDRLKPGGVLVCNNNAFDLFRGEHDVAVGIIRRFVRADFECLLPQHGLSIQSATYWSFVLSPLILLIRQWQRLQLALGWHSSDKAQSDVYLPSHWINETLYQAVRTERAILPRTPFGSSLFIVSKKL from the coding sequence ATGATCGGTCGTACGGAAGAATACGAGAAAATGTTTCGGCTGGAGGGGCAACTGTGGTGGTACCGTAGTTTGCATGAGCGTGTAGACACGGCCCTGCAACAACAGTTTGGCCAGCGCCGGGATATGGCCATTCTGGACGCCGGATGCGGTACGGGTGGCTTGCTGGATTTTCTACGTCGGCGGGGCTATACGAATCTGAGAGGACTCGATGGCTCGGCCGATGCGGTGGCGTTCTGCCAGCAGCGCGAACTTCCGGTTACACTGGTCAACCTGAAGGATCTGGCTGGTTTTGAGCCCGCTGTGCAATACGACATTATCGTGTGTAATGACGTGTTCTGTTATTTTACAGAAGCCGATCTGCCCCTTTTGGTAACTGCCCTGTCTGATCGACTGAAACCGGGTGGCGTTTTGGTATGCAATAACAACGCATTCGATCTCTTTCGCGGAGAGCATGATGTAGCGGTTGGCATTATCCGGCGATTTGTTCGAGCCGATTTTGAGTGCCTATTGCCTCAACATGGCCTGTCTATTCAGTCGGCTACCTACTGGAGTTTCGTTTTGTCTCCGCTGATTCTGCTGATTCGGCAGTGGCAGCGTTTGCAACTGGCATTAGGCTGGCATTCTTCTGATAAAGCCCAATCAGATGTGTATCTGCCAAGTCACTGGATCAATGAAACACTCTACCAGGCTGTCCGGACTGAGCGGGCGATTTTACCGCGAACCCCCTTTGGCAGTTCGCTGTTCATAGTAAGTAAGAAATTGTAA
- a CDS encoding riboflavin synthase translates to MFTGIVESAGVVSGIEAEGTNLTFRIESALAPELKIDQSVSHNGVCLTVTSIADGSYTVTAIDETLKKTNLGKLATGSWVNLERCMPANGRFDGHIVQGHVDQIGICTNVQDVDGSWLFDFQYELGNEPANQNVTVEKGSICINGVSLTVFNSEADRFRVAIIPYTYEHTNFRNLKAGDVVNLEFDIVGKYLKKMFAGYR, encoded by the coding sequence ATGTTTACAGGTATTGTTGAATCCGCCGGTGTTGTATCGGGTATTGAAGCAGAAGGTACTAATCTGACATTTCGTATTGAGTCGGCGCTGGCCCCCGAACTGAAAATTGACCAGAGTGTCAGTCATAATGGCGTTTGCCTGACCGTTACCAGCATCGCCGATGGAAGCTATACGGTAACGGCCATCGATGAGACCTTGAAAAAAACGAATCTGGGTAAGCTTGCCACGGGCAGTTGGGTCAACCTGGAGCGGTGTATGCCCGCCAATGGCCGTTTCGATGGGCACATTGTGCAGGGACACGTCGATCAAATCGGTATCTGTACCAACGTACAGGATGTGGATGGGAGCTGGTTATTCGACTTTCAGTACGAACTAGGCAATGAACCGGCAAATCAGAACGTAACGGTCGAAAAAGGGTCTATTTGTATCAATGGCGTTAGTTTAACCGTTTTTAATTCAGAAGCGGATCGGTTTCGGGTGGCCATTATCCCGTATACGTACGAGCATACCAATTTCCGGAATCTAAAGGCTGGCGATGTTGTCAATCTGGAGTTCGATATTGTGGGTAAATACCTGAAAAAAATGTTTGCGGGCTATCGGTAG
- a CDS encoding PASTA domain-containing protein: MAKISTRSFFDLLIHIGIIIALLAAFFLAFFFVYLPFTTNHGQTITVPDVTRLSLDEMQNLLDDRDLRYEVSDCTFVSGAQPLTVIQQYPRANSKVKEGRKIYVTITKRVAPMVQMPNLVSLTLRSAQLNLKSLDLVSGPPIYVPDVAKNSVLRQLYNGKEITAGTPIPKGAQIDLEVGDGLGSTMFEIPNVVGLPLDEAEAAIRGSNLKVGTKISVEDPEKEVGTVVRQRPEARSGERIRVGETMDLWIVGPIEPDQ, translated from the coding sequence ATGGCTAAAATCAGCACCCGCTCCTTTTTTGACCTGCTGATTCATATTGGCATTATTATAGCCCTGCTGGCGGCCTTTTTTCTGGCTTTTTTCTTTGTTTATCTGCCTTTTACGACCAATCACGGGCAGACCATTACGGTGCCCGATGTGACGCGCCTGAGCTTGGATGAGATGCAGAATCTGCTCGACGATCGCGACCTGCGTTATGAGGTAAGCGATTGTACATTTGTGTCTGGTGCGCAGCCATTAACGGTTATTCAGCAGTATCCACGGGCAAACTCTAAAGTGAAAGAGGGCCGTAAAATCTATGTGACGATTACGAAACGGGTGGCTCCGATGGTGCAGATGCCCAATCTGGTTAGTCTAACGCTTCGGAGTGCGCAGTTAAATCTAAAGTCGCTGGATCTGGTAAGTGGGCCACCCATTTATGTGCCCGATGTAGCCAAAAACTCAGTACTGCGGCAGTTGTACAATGGCAAGGAAATTACAGCCGGGACGCCCATTCCGAAGGGTGCTCAAATAGACCTTGAAGTTGGTGATGGACTGGGAAGTACGATGTTTGAGATTCCAAACGTTGTAGGATTGCCTCTCGATGAAGCCGAAGCGGCCATTCGTGGATCAAATTTAAAAGTTGGCACGAAAATTTCCGTTGAAGATCCTGAGAAGGAAGTCGGCACTGTGGTCCGGCAGCGACCCGAAGCCCGGTCTGGCGAACGCATCCGCGTTGGCGAAACAATGGATTTGTGGATCGTGGGGCCCATTGAGCCCGACCAATAA
- a CDS encoding T9SS type A sorting domain-containing protein, whose amino-acid sequence MRIALVCQSLNPFAGRCLRGFLLLFFSLSYLIGNAQTPLQLPFFDDFSTASGRPGLDQPDPALWQPGSGVYINNTMAIGQPTINVASFDGLQANGRPYVQNNPLAQGYTDTLASLPISLAGLSAADSVYLSFYWQAKGQGELPDPGDSLSRLAGDSLTVQFLDRTGTWQTVWAKVGGTVNNNFFQVFVPVRSAAFFHAGFAFRFRSFGRESGPFDTWNVDYIYLNRGRSVNDRFVKDVAVRQALTPLLRRYTAMPLSQYVVNPAGEMADSVRTDINNLFNNFNFTTFDFIIRDEVSGRIVQDDPQTSSMLIPSLSSQRKAAKPAPVSGFGSATRALLRYKIDLLTTDDQNPSIPGINLRRNDTISAVAALDDYYAYDDGTWEYAQQIRQREQIAVRFILNKPDAIGGVRACIVPFTTNQTGQSFVINVYSNRAGRPGTAIYQQAFTTQYPTSRNGFVEFKFTKSVSVKDTFYVGYQQISSSDTTFLRLGFDKNSPFGSQIFYNAGSNWDQNLTTASLNVQGAFMLRPIMGAKPDTIVTAVPEPEPLALLRTYPNPTTGFIRWDDPHVTQLDVISTTGRVLLTLEPSRGQQTLDLSYLPDGLYLIRLFADKRSAVQKLIVQH is encoded by the coding sequence ATGAGAATTGCTTTAGTTTGTCAGTCGCTTAACCCGTTTGCCGGACGTTGTCTGCGCGGCTTTTTGCTGCTGTTTTTTAGTTTATCTTACCTGATCGGGAATGCCCAAACGCCATTGCAACTCCCGTTCTTCGACGATTTTTCGACAGCTAGTGGCCGCCCCGGCCTCGACCAGCCCGATCCAGCTCTTTGGCAGCCAGGCAGTGGCGTGTACATCAACAACACCATGGCGATTGGCCAACCTACCATCAACGTTGCGTCGTTTGACGGTTTACAGGCGAATGGGCGGCCTTATGTGCAGAACAATCCGCTGGCGCAGGGATACACCGATACGTTAGCCTCATTGCCAATCAGTCTGGCGGGCTTGTCGGCTGCGGATTCTGTTTATTTGAGTTTTTACTGGCAAGCTAAAGGGCAGGGCGAACTGCCTGATCCCGGCGATTCATTAAGCCGGCTGGCAGGCGATTCGCTCACCGTTCAGTTTCTGGATCGCACGGGAACCTGGCAAACGGTTTGGGCCAAGGTGGGAGGAACCGTTAACAATAACTTTTTTCAGGTATTTGTGCCAGTTCGGAGTGCCGCCTTTTTTCATGCTGGATTTGCCTTTCGGTTTCGTTCATTTGGGCGCGAATCCGGGCCGTTTGATACCTGGAATGTTGATTATATTTACCTGAACCGGGGGCGCTCGGTTAATGATCGATTTGTGAAAGATGTAGCGGTCAGGCAGGCGCTTACCCCGCTGCTAAGGCGCTATACGGCCATGCCGCTCTCGCAATATGTCGTTAATCCGGCTGGCGAGATGGCCGATTCGGTTAGGACAGATATCAACAATCTGTTTAACAATTTCAACTTCACCACCTTCGATTTCATCATACGGGATGAGGTGTCGGGGCGTATCGTGCAGGACGATCCACAGACCAGTTCGATGCTGATCCCATCGCTCAGTTCACAGCGCAAAGCCGCAAAGCCTGCGCCTGTTTCCGGGTTTGGCTCAGCCACCAGAGCCTTATTACGCTACAAGATTGACCTGCTCACTACGGATGATCAAAATCCGTCCATTCCCGGCATAAACCTTCGGCGGAACGATACGATTTCGGCGGTAGCTGCTCTGGACGACTATTATGCTTACGACGATGGTACCTGGGAATATGCCCAGCAAATCAGGCAGCGGGAGCAAATTGCGGTTCGGTTTATCCTCAATAAACCCGATGCGATTGGCGGTGTCCGGGCGTGTATTGTGCCCTTTACAACCAATCAAACGGGTCAGTCTTTCGTCATCAACGTCTACAGTAACCGGGCTGGCCGACCCGGTACCGCGATTTATCAGCAGGCATTCACCACGCAGTATCCGACATCTCGGAACGGGTTTGTTGAGTTTAAATTTACAAAAAGCGTTTCTGTAAAAGATACGTTTTATGTTGGTTATCAGCAGATTAGTAGTAGCGACACGACGTTTCTGCGCCTGGGGTTCGATAAAAATAGCCCGTTTGGATCGCAAATCTTCTACAATGCGGGCAGTAACTGGGATCAGAATTTAACAACGGCCTCTCTGAATGTACAAGGAGCATTTATGCTACGACCTATTATGGGGGCCAAACCCGATACCATTGTGACGGCTGTTCCGGAGCCCGAACCTCTGGCACTGTTGCGTACCTACCCGAATCCAACCACGGGTTTCATCCGGTGGGATGACCCACACGTAACCCAGTTGGATGTGATAAGCACCACGGGTCGGGTATTGCTTACCCTTGAACCAAGTCGCGGGCAGCAAACGTTAGATTTGAGTTACCTGCCCGATGGTTTATATTTAATCCGTCTTTTCGCGGATAAACGGTCGGCCGTACAAAAATTGATTGTTCAACACTAA
- a CDS encoding rhodanese-like domain-containing protein: protein MDITVQELKERLDKGEKLNLFDVREPNEYEADNIGATLIPLGDLPHQLDELDGLQDEEVIVHCRSGKRSAMAQQILEENGFNNVRNVIGGMLAYRAQ, encoded by the coding sequence ATGGATATTACCGTACAGGAATTGAAAGAGCGGCTCGATAAGGGCGAGAAACTGAATTTGTTCGATGTTCGCGAACCCAACGAATATGAAGCGGATAACATCGGGGCCACCTTAATTCCTCTTGGCGACCTGCCGCATCAATTAGACGAACTCGATGGCTTGCAGGACGAGGAAGTGATCGTCCATTGCCGGTCAGGCAAACGTAGTGCTATGGCGCAGCAAATTCTGGAGGAAAACGGGTTCAATAACGTTCGGAACGTTATTGGCGGCATGTTGGCCTACCGGGCGCAGTAA
- the miaA gene encoding tRNA (adenosine(37)-N6)-dimethylallyltransferase MiaA, with translation MKTLLVIAGPTAVGKTALCVQLAKALKTDVISADSRQLYRELSIGTAKPTLEEMDGVSHHFVDSHSILDPVNAGRYERECLALLDELFKTKEVVILSGGTGLYINAVCFGLDDMPAVDPSLRERLFARLQQEGLEKLQSELRLLDPVYAQTADLQNPVRVTRALEVCLSTGEPYSSFRRRNTTERPFRSVLIALERPRDELYTRIDGRMDTMLKAGLVDEVRSLLPYRQLAALQTVGYQEVFPYLDGLYDYEEMVRLLKRNSRRYAKRQLTWFRNQGKYKWVSPEDLIKYRMYDV, from the coding sequence TTGAAAACTTTACTTGTTATAGCCGGTCCGACGGCGGTGGGGAAAACCGCCTTGTGTGTTCAACTGGCCAAAGCGCTGAAAACTGATGTGATTTCTGCTGACTCCCGCCAACTGTATCGTGAGCTAAGTATTGGCACGGCCAAGCCAACGCTTGAAGAAATGGATGGGGTCAGCCATCATTTCGTTGACTCACACTCCATCTTGGATCCAGTCAATGCCGGACGATATGAACGGGAGTGTCTGGCCCTGCTCGATGAACTATTTAAAACAAAAGAGGTCGTGATTTTATCAGGTGGGACGGGTCTTTATATCAATGCCGTTTGTTTCGGTCTGGATGATATGCCAGCCGTTGACCCTTCCCTGCGCGAACGCTTATTTGCGCGGCTTCAACAGGAAGGATTAGAGAAACTACAGTCTGAACTGCGCTTATTGGACCCGGTCTATGCCCAGACGGCCGATTTACAGAATCCGGTTCGGGTAACGCGGGCTCTGGAAGTATGCCTGTCTACGGGAGAGCCCTACTCGTCTTTTCGTCGACGAAATACCACCGAGCGGCCTTTTCGTTCGGTGCTGATTGCCCTAGAACGCCCGCGTGATGAACTGTATACGCGTATCGACGGCCGCATGGACACTATGCTAAAGGCAGGCTTGGTTGATGAAGTCCGTTCGCTTCTCCCCTACCGTCAACTGGCGGCTTTACAAACGGTTGGCTATCAAGAAGTTTTTCCTTACTTGGACGGACTTTATGACTATGAGGAAATGGTTCGTTTGTTAAAGCGCAACTCAAGACGGTACGCCAAACGACAACTTACCTGGTTCAGAAACCAGGGCAAGTATAAATGGGTAAGCCCGGAAGACCTGATAAAATACAGGATGTATGATGTATGA
- a CDS encoding winged helix-turn-helix transcriptional regulator, producing the protein MNDSVKNRKSIDPKHIALQKTLDIICGKWRLYIIYQVGTEARRYGELRRMIPEVSEKVLIQELKVLVSLGVIEKKSYSEVPPRVEYKLTPKGMQVLPTLLKLTSIGELFLEP; encoded by the coding sequence ATGAACGACTCTGTTAAGAACCGAAAATCTATTGACCCTAAGCATATAGCTCTTCAGAAAACATTGGACATCATATGCGGAAAATGGAGGCTGTACATAATTTATCAGGTAGGTACTGAAGCCCGACGTTATGGTGAATTACGTCGGATGATTCCTGAAGTAAGTGAGAAGGTTTTAATTCAAGAACTTAAGGTTCTGGTGAGTCTGGGAGTTATTGAAAAAAAGTCATATAGCGAGGTGCCGCCCCGTGTCGAATATAAATTGACACCTAAAGGGATGCAGGTGTTACCGACCTTGTTGAAACTGACATCAATCGGAGAATTATTTCTGGAACCGTAA
- a CDS encoding outer membrane beta-barrel protein, translating to MKVSQLSIAALFLISMSTAMAQTRPFEFGIKGGATFTHGFTKVPAQAVGSVQVPNLENKNNGIGYGYSGGLWARKNFNTFFIQAEVTYNRFVLKQKTAVTLDVNANPALANALPITVQPGLINASLNATSESVLEAVDVPVLFGKRWMGGKLRGYAGPNFIFVQKATLDRTTSGVLNANSTVNFPQTTIPASSASTNLLNKYEAQNLEVKDFTYAVELGVGYSPIPLLDVDLRYAVPVGGVYKDSNITGFLGIATVTLGFKVF from the coding sequence ATGAAAGTAAGTCAACTATCAATAGCTGCGCTGTTTCTGATCAGCATGTCGACAGCCATGGCCCAGACTCGCCCGTTCGAATTTGGTATTAAAGGAGGAGCCACCTTCACGCACGGATTCACCAAAGTTCCGGCACAAGCCGTAGGTAGTGTTCAGGTACCTAATCTGGAAAATAAGAACAATGGGATCGGGTACGGTTATTCGGGTGGATTGTGGGCTCGGAAAAACTTCAACACGTTTTTCATTCAGGCCGAGGTTACCTACAACCGATTTGTGCTGAAGCAAAAAACGGCAGTTACTCTGGATGTAAATGCAAACCCAGCCCTGGCCAATGCATTGCCGATTACAGTACAGCCCGGCCTGATCAACGCCAGCCTGAATGCAACGTCAGAGTCTGTTCTGGAAGCGGTTGATGTACCCGTTTTATTTGGTAAGCGCTGGATGGGCGGAAAGTTGCGCGGCTACGCTGGCCCCAACTTTATTTTTGTGCAGAAAGCCACTCTCGACCGGACGACATCGGGCGTTCTCAACGCAAACTCAACTGTGAATTTTCCACAAACAACCATTCCGGCGTCAAGCGCAAGCACAAATTTGCTTAACAAATACGAAGCTCAGAATCTGGAAGTGAAGGATTTCACGTATGCCGTTGAACTTGGTGTTGGCTACTCGCCAATTCCATTGCTGGATGTTGATCTTCGGTATGCCGTTCCTGTGGGTGGTGTTTATAAAGACTCTAACATTACGGGCTTCCTGGGCATCGCTACCGTTACCCTCGGCTTCAAAGTATTCTAA
- a CDS encoding SGNH/GDSL hydrolase family protein, with protein sequence MQLKNRFRWGLMLSMFAGINACTNNDIDPNAGSGVAPTKGSADFTKYVAVGNSLTAGYADGGLYRESQLNSYPSILATQFATVGGGSFVQPLFTEAQLNGTGYLRLKKLPASATGLPTLDTAKTQLAVRGLSTAGTPLYTKFTDANQNLGVPGIRMSDILNPNYGSLNPYLERLVSTPTATTYFQYMSDNLNGATFFTCWLGNNDALGYATSGGDTPLTPTALFTTNFTAAMNKLTEGNRKGVVIGIPSITITPYFTTVTAQVNTLLKAQGIPGLAIRSKSAPGGVRLSGTGDYFLLSIASVFNSFIAQGVGLSAANPIPDQYVLDASEVATLNASINTYNGIMKTQADAKGIAYVDPNAVLNQVAATGGLTQNGINYTASFIQGGVFSLDGIHLTPAGYALMANEIIKQINAKYTATIPTVNPANYRRVLLQQ encoded by the coding sequence ATGCAACTAAAAAACAGGTTTCGGTGGGGGCTGATGCTGTCTATGTTTGCAGGCATAAACGCTTGTACCAACAATGACATTGACCCAAACGCTGGCAGTGGCGTGGCACCAACAAAAGGGAGTGCCGACTTTACCAAGTATGTAGCCGTAGGTAATTCATTAACAGCCGGTTACGCTGATGGCGGACTTTATCGGGAGAGCCAGCTCAACTCGTATCCCAGCATTTTAGCGACTCAATTCGCCACGGTGGGTGGTGGTAGCTTTGTGCAGCCTTTGTTTACCGAAGCTCAGCTAAATGGCACAGGCTATCTAAGGCTGAAAAAATTGCCAGCCAGCGCTACAGGTTTACCTACTCTTGATACGGCAAAAACTCAACTAGCCGTAAGAGGACTATCAACGGCCGGGACACCCTTGTATACCAAGTTTACAGATGCTAACCAGAATTTAGGGGTTCCGGGTATTCGGATGTCTGATATACTTAACCCAAATTATGGGTCGCTTAATCCCTATCTTGAGCGATTAGTGTCCACGCCAACCGCCACAACGTACTTCCAGTATATGAGCGATAACCTCAACGGCGCTACGTTCTTTACATGCTGGCTTGGTAATAATGATGCACTCGGGTATGCTACATCGGGGGGAGACACGCCCCTGACACCTACGGCCCTGTTTACAACGAACTTTACGGCTGCCATGAATAAGTTGACCGAGGGCAATCGTAAGGGCGTGGTCATTGGCATTCCTTCTATTACGATAACCCCCTATTTTACTACGGTCACGGCGCAAGTAAACACGTTGCTAAAGGCACAAGGTATTCCTGGCCTGGCAATCCGTTCCAAGTCAGCGCCTGGCGGAGTTCGGCTTTCCGGAACTGGCGATTATTTTTTGCTCTCAATAGCTTCTGTTTTTAATAGTTTTATTGCCCAAGGAGTAGGGCTAAGTGCTGCCAATCCTATACCAGATCAGTATGTATTAGATGCCAGTGAAGTAGCTACGCTGAACGCCAGTATTAATACTTACAATGGCATTATGAAAACGCAGGCCGATGCCAAAGGCATTGCGTACGTTGATCCGAATGCCGTTTTGAACCAGGTAGCGGCCACCGGAGGTCTTACCCAAAATGGCATCAACTACACGGCCAGCTTTATTCAGGGTGGCGTGTTTAGCCTGGATGGCATTCACCTGACACCAGCCGGTTATGCGCTGATGGCTAATGAAATCATTAAACAAATTAATGCGAAATATACGGCCACCATACCAACGGTCAACCCAGCCAACTATCGTCGTGTACTTCTGCAACAATAA
- the lysM gene encoding peptidoglycan-binding protein LysM, with protein sequence MGLLSFFKGVGEKIFHNDAVAPAPAQAEAVEPIRAQALLDHVKQLGLAYNSLTVKTKGDTVTITGSVKSQEDAEKIALAVGNVEGVSAVDNQLSVDQPAPEGKFYTVKSGDSLSKIAKEVYGDPMKYGIIFEANKPMLKDPDLIYPDQVLRIPQL encoded by the coding sequence ATGGGTCTTTTATCATTTTTCAAAGGTGTAGGCGAGAAAATTTTTCACAACGACGCCGTGGCTCCTGCGCCAGCTCAGGCAGAAGCTGTCGAGCCAATACGCGCTCAGGCACTGCTCGATCACGTTAAGCAACTAGGCCTGGCCTATAACAGTTTAACTGTAAAAACAAAAGGCGATACGGTTACCATAACGGGCTCGGTTAAGTCGCAGGAAGATGCTGAGAAAATCGCGCTGGCCGTAGGTAACGTAGAAGGCGTATCGGCCGTCGATAACCAGTTGTCTGTTGATCAGCCAGCGCCAGAAGGAAAATTCTATACCGTAAAGTCAGGCGACTCGTTGTCGAAAATTGCCAAAGAAGTATATGGTGACCCAATGAAATACGGTATTATTTTCGAAGCCAACAAGCCAATGCTGAAAGATCCCGACTTGATCTATCCGGATCAGGTTCTGCGTATTCCGCAGTTATAA